A genomic stretch from Mycobacterium cookii includes:
- a CDS encoding glycosyltransferase: MRVVQVANFYGPRSGGLRTAVDRLGAEYCALGHEVFLIVPGRGPEHARLSTGVVRITVPARLIPFTGGYRAVLPGPVRELLRSLRPDTLEVSDRLTLRSLGRWGREHNATTVMISHERLDRLAGQVLPRRAARRFADYANRRTAADYDTVVCTTGFAREEFDRIGATNTVTVPLGVDLEMFHPSRRSSAMRRRWAEPNQILLVHCGRLSVEKRADRSIDAVAALCDAGVQARLVVVGDGPLRARLQRQAARLPIDFTGFISDRHTVAELLASADVALAPGPHETFGLAALESLACGTPAVVSRTSALGEIITADSGALADNNPVAIAEAVSAIVGRPEAHRRDAARRRAEMFTWQRAAVGMLTTLGAASRPDDRGDSQHTA; this comes from the coding sequence ATGCGTGTCGTTCAGGTCGCCAATTTCTACGGACCTCGTTCCGGCGGCCTTCGCACCGCCGTCGACCGGTTGGGCGCGGAATACTGCGCTCTGGGCCATGAGGTGTTCCTCATCGTGCCCGGTCGAGGCCCCGAGCACGCTCGGCTCTCGACTGGTGTTGTGCGAATCACCGTGCCCGCCAGGCTGATTCCGTTCACCGGCGGATATCGTGCGGTGCTGCCGGGACCGGTGCGCGAACTTCTGCGATCGCTTCGACCGGACACTTTGGAGGTTTCCGACCGGCTCACCCTGCGCTCGCTGGGCCGCTGGGGTCGCGAACACAACGCGACAACGGTGATGATCTCCCACGAGCGCCTGGATCGCCTTGCGGGCCAAGTACTTCCACGCCGCGCGGCTCGCAGGTTCGCCGACTACGCCAATCGGCGCACCGCGGCTGACTACGACACCGTGGTGTGCACGACGGGTTTCGCCCGCGAGGAATTCGATCGCATCGGCGCGACGAACACCGTCACGGTTCCGTTGGGTGTGGACCTGGAGATGTTCCACCCGTCGCGGCGCTCGAGCGCGATGCGCCGGCGCTGGGCCGAGCCGAACCAGATCCTGCTGGTGCACTGCGGCCGGCTGTCGGTGGAAAAGCGGGCCGACCGCAGCATCGACGCGGTCGCGGCGTTGTGCGACGCCGGCGTTCAGGCCCGGCTTGTGGTGGTGGGCGACGGCCCGTTGCGGGCCCGGCTGCAGCGGCAGGCCGCTCGGCTGCCGATCGATTTCACCGGGTTCATCTCCGACCGGCACACCGTCGCCGAGCTACTGGCGTCCGCCGACGTCGCGCTGGCACCGGGCCCGCACGAGACATTCGGTCTGGCCGCGCTGGAATCGCTGGCCTGCGGGACGCCGGCCGTGGTCTCCCGCACCTCGGCGCTGGGCGAGATCATCACCGCGGACAGCGGCGCGCTGGCCGACAACAACCCGGTAGCCATCGCCGAAGCCGTCAGCGCGATCGTCGGCCGCCCGGAAGCTCATCGGCGTGACGCCGCACGGCGCCGCGCCGAGATGTTCACCTGGCAGCGGGCTGCGGTCGGCATGCTGACCACGCTGGGCGCCGCATCGCGGCCTGACGACCGCGGCGACTCCCAGCACACCGCCTAG
- a CDS encoding sensor domain-containing protein has protein sequence MRQWAATLAVAGVGILAAGCGGSNQAGTTSTTTTVTSLIPRPVVERELDTLLLTPAQINPLMGATELSVVRKHDAMSDDAATMKPPECLAIDGSAQAQVYANSGFTAVRDQALNDGNGFTHYAEQAVVLFPTAKQAKVFFIASGLRWPACHQYTHTQSGTQWTVGPMSDDNGALSVISTQQQAKAGGWACGRALAVKNNVIVDVNTCGANPANSAVDIANQIVAKVATR, from the coding sequence ATGCGCCAGTGGGCGGCCACACTCGCCGTGGCCGGCGTCGGGATTCTCGCGGCGGGGTGCGGCGGTAGCAACCAAGCCGGCACGACCTCGACGACGACGACGGTGACGTCGCTGATTCCGCGGCCCGTCGTCGAGCGTGAACTCGACACACTGTTGCTCACCCCGGCGCAGATCAACCCGCTGATGGGCGCCACCGAACTGTCGGTCGTCAGAAAACACGACGCGATGTCCGACGACGCCGCCACCATGAAGCCGCCTGAATGCCTCGCCATCGACGGCTCGGCTCAGGCACAGGTGTACGCCAACAGCGGCTTCACCGCCGTGCGCGATCAGGCACTCAACGACGGCAACGGCTTCACCCATTACGCCGAACAGGCGGTGGTGTTGTTTCCGACCGCCAAACAGGCCAAGGTCTTCTTCATCGCATCAGGCCTGCGATGGCCCGCGTGTCACCAGTACACCCACACGCAGTCCGGAACACAGTGGACGGTGGGGCCGATGTCGGACGACAACGGCGCGCTGAGCGTGATCTCGACTCAGCAGCAAGCCAAAGCCGGCGGGTGGGCCTGCGGACGGGCGCTGGCGGTCAAGAACAACGTCATCGTCGACGTCAACACGTGCGGCGCCAACCCGGCGAACTCCGCGGTCGACATCGCCAACCAGATCGTGGCGAAAGTGGCGACGCGCTAA
- a CDS encoding PE-PPE domain-containing protein gives MKAAVSAVLAAPPILAGSIFLTYAHRFVHAEYRLVDEAMIIIPVDNQAYADAAVKLYLEPSGFHAAADGSNISTLNMPEVVPGGGLDHAVDYGVNELVTNVESDYAAGDFGNDNPLYVFGYSQSSVVAGMAEQQLAADHIPTDDLHFVMVGDSASAEGGFLNAFVNDLPESWRPYVLDVFKHFGANEVLGQTTPNNLYPTDVYSLSGDGWANYDHGLNDFGLFTDHLEYLGLTPAEIATAGAPVVDGITNYFTIHDAMVNSLEALWTQLQIADSVLF, from the coding sequence ATGAAGGCTGCTGTCAGCGCCGTTCTCGCTGCACCACCGATCTTGGCTGGATCGATATTTCTTACGTACGCTCACCGATTCGTTCACGCCGAGTACAGGCTGGTCGACGAAGCGATGATCATCATTCCGGTCGACAACCAAGCGTATGCGGATGCGGCGGTCAAGCTGTATCTCGAGCCGTCGGGCTTCCACGCCGCGGCCGACGGCAGCAACATCAGCACCCTCAATATGCCGGAGGTGGTACCGGGCGGAGGCTTGGACCACGCGGTGGACTACGGCGTGAACGAATTGGTGACCAACGTTGAAAGCGATTATGCTGCGGGTGATTTCGGCAACGACAATCCTCTCTACGTCTTCGGCTACTCGCAGAGCTCCGTGGTCGCGGGAATGGCCGAGCAGCAGCTCGCCGCCGATCACATTCCGACCGACGACCTGCACTTCGTCATGGTGGGCGACAGCGCATCAGCCGAAGGCGGCTTTTTGAACGCGTTCGTCAACGACCTTCCGGAATCCTGGCGGCCGTACGTGCTCGATGTGTTCAAGCACTTCGGCGCCAATGAAGTGCTCGGACAGACCACGCCAAACAACCTCTACCCAACCGACGTCTACAGCCTGTCCGGCGACGGCTGGGCGAATTACGACCACGGCCTCAACGATTTCGGCCTGTTCACCGACCACCTCGAATATCTCGGTCTGACGCCGGCGGAAATCGCCACCGCGGGTGCACCCGTGGTGGACGGCATCACCAACTACTTCACCATTCACGACGCGATGGTCAACAGCCTGGAAGCGTTGTGGACGCAGCTGCAAATCGCGGACAGCGTCCTGTTCTGA
- a CDS encoding transglutaminase-like domain-containing protein: protein MPSWRQKVRGQSVATTTANREVGTEIEVEVTAATTLEFQVAVARMPGLDIRESLTITLNGNEIQPREIIGQHDTRIHAIDVEQGTVKLSYSATVAGEAEPAPVHDIDVTTYLRPSRYAEADKFFGFAATEFGHYTDSATLLEKVAAWVGARLNYVPGSSDPIDGAADTLLAGAGVCRDYAHLVIALLRALNVPARLVAVYPPGCDPMDFHAVAEAFVDGEWRVVDATCLAPRQSMVRIATGRDAADTAFLDNHKGSINLTNMVVTAYVDGELPIDSIDHLVSLS from the coding sequence ATGCCTTCATGGCGGCAGAAAGTGCGTGGGCAAAGCGTGGCGACGACGACGGCCAACCGCGAGGTTGGTACGGAGATCGAAGTCGAGGTCACGGCTGCCACGACGCTGGAGTTCCAGGTCGCCGTGGCCCGGATGCCTGGGCTCGACATCCGTGAGTCGTTGACAATCACGTTGAACGGCAACGAGATTCAGCCCCGCGAGATCATCGGGCAACACGACACACGGATCCATGCGATCGACGTCGAGCAGGGAACCGTGAAGCTGTCGTACTCGGCGACGGTCGCCGGCGAAGCCGAGCCCGCCCCGGTCCACGACATCGACGTGACCACCTATCTGCGTCCGAGCCGCTACGCCGAGGCCGACAAGTTCTTCGGCTTCGCGGCGACCGAGTTCGGCCACTACACCGATTCGGCCACGCTGCTGGAAAAGGTTGCGGCGTGGGTGGGCGCGCGGCTGAATTACGTACCGGGATCCAGTGATCCGATCGACGGCGCCGCCGACACACTGCTCGCCGGGGCCGGGGTGTGCCGCGACTACGCGCACCTGGTTATCGCGTTGCTGCGGGCGCTGAACGTGCCCGCCCGTCTGGTCGCGGTGTATCCGCCGGGATGCGATCCAATGGACTTCCACGCGGTGGCCGAGGCGTTCGTCGACGGCGAGTGGCGTGTCGTCGACGCGACGTGCCTGGCCCCCCGGCAGTCGATGGTGCGGATCGCCACCGGCCGCGACGCCGCCGACACCGCGTTCCTGGACAACCACAAGGGCTCGATCAACTTGACCAACATGGTGGTCACCGCCTACGTCGACGGCGAGCTGCCGATCGACTCGATCGACCACCTGGTGAGTTTGAGCTAG
- a CDS encoding nitroreductase family deazaflavin-dependent oxidoreductase gives MSLRRESPIRGRRLRLDEALMERALMSPPGYQFVLRLAPRIDKALIPRTNGRLSSVGIDKVGLVTTTGAKSGLARTQPLVLIEDSDGLLAIGSNYGRPAHPGWSSNLLAHPECTVEFKTASAQYRAELLSGAQRASAWATAVDFYAGYERYRVSCSPREIRIFRLRPAAV, from the coding sequence GTGTCCCTTCGACGGGAAAGCCCGATTCGCGGACGACGGCTGCGGCTCGACGAAGCCCTGATGGAACGGGCCCTGATGAGCCCGCCCGGTTACCAGTTCGTCCTCCGGCTCGCGCCACGCATCGACAAGGCCCTGATCCCGAGGACCAACGGACGCCTGAGTTCGGTCGGCATCGACAAGGTCGGGCTGGTCACCACGACCGGGGCGAAATCCGGTCTGGCGCGCACGCAACCGCTCGTGCTGATCGAAGACTCCGACGGACTTCTGGCAATCGGGTCCAACTACGGTCGCCCGGCACATCCGGGGTGGAGCAGCAATCTGCTTGCACACCCGGAATGCACGGTCGAGTTCAAGACGGCGTCCGCGCAGTATCGAGCCGAGTTGCTGAGCGGCGCGCAACGCGCTTCGGCGTGGGCCACAGCCGTCGACTTCTACGCCGGTTACGAGCGCTACCGCGTCAGCTGCTCACCCAGAGAGATCCGTATTTTCCGCCTTCGGCCCGCTGCAGTGTGA
- a CDS encoding glutamine synthetase III family protein codes for MSGNAVRLAAITNVEAYVPPAVSFDPGEMPGSIFGSSVFTKAEMQARLPKAVYKSVVATIDKGVKLDPAVADAVAAAMKDWALEKGATHYAHVFYPMTGFTAEKHDSFLEPVSDGATLAEFAGKTLIQGEPDASSFPSGGLRSTFEARGYTGWDATSPAYILENPNGNTLCIPTVFVSMTGEALDYKTPLLRSQQAMGVHAERVLKLFGHKDLNHVVSFCGPEQEYFLVDRHFFLARPDLINAGRTLFGTKPPKGQEFDDHYFGAVPERVLGFMMDTERELFKLGIPAKTRHNEVAPGQFEIAPMFERANIASDHQQLLMTIFKTIAKKHGMECLFHEKPFAGVNGSGKHVNFSMGNAELGSLLVPGDTPHENAQFLVFCAAVIRAVHKFSGLLRVSVASATNDHRLGANEAPPAIISIFLGEQLADVFEQIAKGAATSSKGKGTMIIGVDTLPPLPTDPGDRNRTSPFAFTGNRFEFRAPGSGQTVAVPLIVLNTIMADSLDYMATKLEKAIEGGEEFDTAVQTLLTEIITEHGDVVYNGDGYSEKWQIEAAERGLPNLKTSLDAIPELIKPEAVELFEKYGVFNERELHSRYEVRLEQYALTIAVEAKLSLEIGSTIILPAAIRYQTELAQNVAALKAAGVEPSLTALKSVSGPIADLEAGLETLKAALSNHSGESALDEAKHAQHELLPAMDAIRAAADALEAIVADDLWPLPTYQEMLYVL; via the coding sequence TTGAGCGGCAACGCAGTACGCCTGGCAGCGATCACCAATGTAGAGGCGTACGTGCCTCCGGCAGTCAGCTTCGACCCGGGCGAGATGCCGGGCTCGATCTTCGGTTCCAGTGTTTTCACCAAGGCGGAGATGCAGGCCCGGTTACCCAAAGCCGTCTACAAGTCTGTCGTCGCGACCATCGACAAAGGCGTGAAACTCGACCCTGCCGTCGCCGACGCCGTTGCCGCCGCCATGAAGGACTGGGCGCTGGAAAAGGGCGCCACCCACTACGCCCACGTCTTCTACCCGATGACCGGTTTCACCGCCGAGAAGCACGACAGCTTCCTCGAGCCGGTCTCCGATGGTGCGACCCTTGCCGAATTCGCCGGAAAGACGCTGATCCAGGGCGAGCCCGACGCGTCCAGCTTCCCGTCGGGCGGGCTGCGCAGCACCTTCGAGGCACGCGGGTACACCGGCTGGGACGCCACCAGCCCGGCCTACATCCTGGAGAACCCGAACGGCAACACGCTGTGCATCCCGACCGTCTTCGTCTCGATGACCGGTGAAGCACTGGACTACAAGACGCCGCTGCTGCGCAGCCAGCAGGCCATGGGTGTGCACGCCGAGCGCGTCTTGAAGCTCTTCGGTCACAAGGACCTCAACCACGTCGTGTCGTTCTGCGGTCCCGAGCAGGAATACTTCCTGGTCGACCGGCACTTCTTCCTCGCGCGGCCGGACCTGATCAACGCCGGTCGCACGTTGTTCGGCACCAAGCCGCCGAAGGGTCAGGAGTTCGACGACCACTACTTCGGGGCGGTGCCCGAGCGTGTCCTCGGCTTCATGATGGACACCGAGCGGGAGCTGTTCAAACTCGGTATCCCGGCCAAGACCCGGCACAACGAGGTCGCCCCCGGCCAGTTCGAGATCGCGCCGATGTTCGAGCGGGCCAACATCGCCTCCGACCACCAGCAGCTGCTGATGACGATCTTCAAGACGATCGCCAAGAAGCACGGCATGGAGTGCCTGTTCCACGAGAAGCCGTTCGCCGGCGTCAACGGGTCGGGCAAGCACGTCAACTTCTCGATGGGCAACGCCGAATTGGGTTCGCTGCTGGTTCCCGGCGACACCCCGCATGAGAACGCCCAGTTCCTGGTGTTCTGCGCCGCGGTGATCCGCGCTGTGCACAAGTTCTCCGGGCTGCTGCGCGTCTCGGTCGCGTCGGCCACCAACGACCACCGCCTGGGTGCCAACGAGGCGCCGCCCGCCATCATCTCGATCTTCCTCGGCGAGCAGCTCGCCGACGTCTTCGAGCAGATCGCCAAGGGCGCGGCCACGTCGTCAAAGGGCAAGGGCACCATGATCATTGGTGTCGACACGCTGCCCCCGCTGCCGACCGACCCAGGCGACCGCAACCGCACCAGCCCGTTCGCGTTCACCGGCAACCGGTTCGAATTCCGGGCACCCGGTTCCGGGCAGACGGTCGCCGTGCCGCTGATCGTGCTCAACACGATCATGGCGGACTCGCTGGACTACATGGCCACCAAGCTGGAGAAGGCGATCGAGGGCGGGGAGGAGTTCGACACCGCAGTGCAGACTCTGCTGACCGAGATCATCACCGAGCACGGCGATGTGGTCTACAACGGCGACGGCTACTCGGAGAAGTGGCAGATCGAGGCCGCCGAGCGAGGCCTGCCGAACCTCAAGACGAGCCTGGACGCCATCCCCGAGTTGATCAAGCCGGAAGCGGTCGAACTCTTCGAGAAATACGGGGTTTTCAACGAGCGCGAGCTGCACAGCCGCTACGAGGTGCGCTTGGAGCAGTACGCGCTGACGATCGCGGTCGAGGCCAAGCTGTCGCTGGAGATCGGCTCGACGATCATCCTGCCGGCCGCAATCCGCTACCAGACGGAGTTGGCGCAGAACGTCGCGGCGCTGAAGGCCGCCGGCGTCGAGCCGAGCCTCACCGCGCTGAAATCGGTGTCGGGTCCGATCGCCGACCTCGAGGCCGGCCTGGAAACGCTGAAAGCCGCGTTGTCCAACCACTCGGGAGAGTCGGCGCTCGACGAGGCCAAGCACGCTCAGCATGAGCTGTTGCCGGCGATGGACGCGATCCGGGCCGCCGCGGATGCGCTCGAAGCCATTGTCGCCGATGACCTGTGGCCGCTGCCCACCTACCAGGAGATGCTGTACGTCCTCTAG
- a CDS encoding SDR family oxidoreductase: MAERLAGKVAVVSGGARGMGASHVRALVGEGAKVVFGDILDSEGEAVAKQAGDAARYVHLDVTRPEDWERVVAVAVDEFGGVDILVNNAGVINIGLIEDYELSEWHRILDINLTGVFLGIRAVVGPMKLAGRGSIINISSIEGMAGTIACHGYTATKFAVRGLTKSTAMELGPSGIRVNSIHPGLIKTPMTEWVPDDLFQTALGRAAEPQEVSSLVIYLASDESSYSTGSEFVVDGGCTAGLAHKDFSTVETAQQPEWVT, from the coding sequence ATGGCGGAACGACTGGCGGGCAAGGTCGCGGTGGTCAGCGGCGGGGCACGGGGGATGGGTGCCTCGCACGTTCGGGCGCTGGTGGGCGAAGGAGCCAAGGTGGTCTTCGGCGACATCCTGGACTCCGAAGGCGAAGCGGTGGCCAAGCAGGCCGGCGACGCCGCCCGCTACGTGCACCTCGACGTCACCCGGCCTGAAGACTGGGAACGCGTGGTCGCTGTGGCGGTCGACGAATTCGGCGGTGTCGACATCTTGGTCAACAATGCCGGCGTCATCAACATCGGTCTCATCGAGGACTACGAGTTGTCGGAATGGCATCGCATTCTCGACATCAACCTGACCGGCGTCTTCCTTGGTATCCGCGCTGTCGTCGGACCGATGAAGCTGGCCGGTCGCGGCTCGATCATCAACATCTCGTCCATCGAGGGCATGGCCGGCACCATCGCCTGCCACGGCTACACCGCGACGAAGTTCGCCGTGCGCGGGCTGACCAAATCGACGGCAATGGAGTTGGGGCCCAGCGGCATTCGGGTCAACTCGATCCATCCGGGGTTGATCAAGACACCGATGACGGAGTGGGTTCCCGACGACCTCTTCCAGACCGCGTTGGGCCGTGCCGCCGAGCCGCAGGAGGTGTCCAGCCTCGTGATCTACCTCGCCAGCGACGAATCCAGCTATTCGACGGGCTCTGAGTTCGTGGTCGACGGTGGCTGCACCGCGGGCCTGGCGCACAAGGACTTCTCCACGGTCGAGACCGCGCAGCAGCCCGAGTGGGTCACCTAA
- a CDS encoding catalase — translation MTEPFTTTDGGAPAPSDKRSLTVGPDGPILLQDHYLIEQMAQFNRERIPERQPHAKGGGAFGHFEVTSDVSKFTRAAVFQPGTKTDTLIRFSTVAGERGSPDTWRDPRGFSLKFYTSEGNFDMVGNNTPVFFMRDPMKFQHFIRSQKRMQATNLRDNNMQWDFWTLTPESAHQVTWLMGDRGIPKSWRHMNGYSSHTYSWINANDEIFWVKYHFISDQGIEFLTQDEGDQLAGEDGDYHQRDLYEAIEGGNFPSWTLKMQIMPFEEAKTYRFNPFDLTKVWPHSDYPLIDVGRLTLDRNVTDYHTEIEQAAFEPNNMVPGTGLSPDKMLLARGFSYADAHRARLGTNYKQIPVNSPHVEVNSYSKDGAMRIKNVTDPVYAPNSYGGPHADPARAAEVRWQADGEMIRAAYTLRAEDDDWGQAGTLVREVLDDDARDRLVHNVVGHLSKGVKEPVLSRAFEYWRNVDSDLGKKIEEEFRSSASS, via the coding sequence ATGACCGAACCTTTCACCACCACAGACGGGGGTGCGCCGGCACCGAGCGACAAGCGATCGCTCACCGTCGGCCCCGACGGCCCGATCCTGCTGCAGGACCACTACCTGATCGAGCAGATGGCCCAGTTCAACCGGGAACGCATCCCGGAGCGCCAACCGCACGCCAAGGGCGGGGGCGCGTTCGGCCACTTCGAGGTGACCAGCGACGTCAGCAAGTTCACCCGAGCCGCCGTGTTCCAGCCCGGCACCAAGACGGACACGTTGATTCGGTTCTCCACCGTCGCCGGCGAGCGCGGCAGCCCAGACACCTGGCGGGATCCGCGCGGATTTTCGCTGAAGTTCTACACGTCGGAGGGCAACTTCGACATGGTCGGCAACAACACGCCGGTCTTCTTCATGCGCGATCCCATGAAGTTCCAGCACTTCATCCGCTCACAAAAGCGCATGCAGGCAACGAATCTGCGGGACAACAACATGCAGTGGGACTTCTGGACGCTGACACCCGAGTCGGCCCACCAGGTGACCTGGCTGATGGGCGATCGCGGGATTCCCAAGAGCTGGCGACACATGAACGGCTACAGCAGTCACACCTACAGCTGGATCAACGCGAATGACGAGATTTTCTGGGTGAAGTATCACTTCATCAGCGATCAGGGCATCGAATTCCTGACCCAGGACGAGGGCGACCAGCTGGCCGGCGAGGACGGCGACTACCACCAGCGCGACCTCTACGAAGCCATCGAGGGCGGCAACTTCCCGAGCTGGACGTTGAAGATGCAGATCATGCCGTTCGAGGAGGCCAAGACCTACCGATTCAACCCGTTCGATCTGACGAAGGTGTGGCCGCACAGCGACTATCCGCTGATCGACGTCGGCAGGCTGACGCTGGACCGCAACGTCACCGACTATCACACCGAGATCGAGCAGGCCGCGTTCGAGCCGAACAACATGGTCCCGGGCACCGGTCTGAGTCCGGACAAGATGCTGCTGGCCCGCGGTTTCTCCTATGCCGACGCGCACCGCGCCAGGCTGGGTACCAACTACAAGCAGATCCCGGTCAACTCGCCGCACGTGGAGGTCAACAGCTACTCCAAGGACGGGGCGATGCGGATCAAGAACGTCACCGATCCGGTGTACGCGCCGAACTCCTACGGCGGCCCGCACGCCGACCCGGCACGTGCCGCCGAGGTGCGCTGGCAGGCTGACGGCGAGATGATCCGCGCCGCCTACACATTGCGCGCAGAGGACGACGACTGGGGTCAGGCCGGTACCTTGGTGCGCGAGGTACTAGACGATGACGCACGAGATCGGCTGGTGCACAACGTCGTTGGGCACCTGTCCAAGGGCGTCAAGGAGCCTGTACTGTCGCGGGCCTTCGAATACTGGCGCAATGTCGATTCGGATCTCGGCAAGAAGATCGAGGAAGAGTTCCGGTCAAGCGCGTCGAGCTGA
- a CDS encoding SDR family oxidoreductase translates to MVVGASSGLGRCIGIGLAQRGGQVALLARRRERIESAAEEAGNGAIAVECDVVDESSCRAAFDQVAEALGGIDNLIYTPAISPLVRMVDTGADTWRRIFDTNVIGASLATAAAIPHLTASAGKAVYLSSDAGSFGPPWPGLGAYGVSKAALERLVEAWRAEHPDVGFTSLIVGECAGGEGDAATGMNAGWDMDLAMKAYPLWVSGGCMPGKLMPVEDLIEVVQTILQTNSSTSMPVVVARGAPAAQVAFPDTN, encoded by the coding sequence GTGGTCGTCGGCGCATCGAGTGGTCTCGGGCGCTGCATCGGTATCGGTCTGGCTCAGCGCGGCGGACAGGTTGCCCTGCTCGCGCGACGGCGCGAGCGCATCGAATCGGCGGCCGAGGAGGCCGGCAACGGCGCGATCGCCGTCGAATGCGACGTCGTCGACGAGAGCTCATGTCGCGCCGCGTTCGATCAGGTGGCCGAAGCCCTGGGCGGTATCGACAATCTCATCTACACGCCCGCGATCAGCCCCCTGGTTCGGATGGTCGACACCGGTGCCGACACCTGGCGGCGCATCTTCGACACCAACGTCATCGGAGCATCGTTGGCGACGGCCGCGGCGATCCCGCATCTGACGGCTTCAGCGGGCAAGGCCGTGTATCTGTCTTCTGACGCAGGCTCTTTCGGGCCGCCGTGGCCGGGCCTGGGCGCGTACGGCGTGAGCAAGGCCGCGCTGGAACGACTGGTGGAAGCCTGGCGGGCCGAGCACCCGGACGTCGGCTTCACGTCGCTGATCGTCGGGGAGTGCGCGGGCGGCGAGGGTGACGCGGCTACCGGTATGAACGCCGGCTGGGACATGGATCTGGCGATGAAGGCCTATCCGCTGTGGGTATCGGGCGGCTGCATGCCCGGCAAGCTGATGCCCGTCGAGGATCTCATCGAGGTGGTACAGACCATTCTGCAGACGAACTCCTCGACATCGATGCCGGTGGTGGTCGCGCGGGGCGCGCCCGCCGCCCAGGTCGCCTTCCCGGACACCAATTAG
- a CDS encoding aldo/keto reductase translates to MKYLDVDGVGKVSRIGLGTWQFGSREWGYGDSYASGPARDIVHRARALGVTLFDTAEVYGLGKSERILSDALGDEREQVAVATKIFPVAPFPAVVKQRERASARRLRLEHIPLYQIHQPNPVVPDSVIMPGMRELLDSGAIGAAGVSNYSLSRWKQADAALGRPVISNQVHLSLAHPRALDDLVPFAEQENRVVIAYSPLAQGLLGGKYGVDNRPGGVRAINRLFGTENLRRIEPLLQTLRDVADDVGAKPAQVALAWLISLPNVVAIPGASSVEQLEFNVAAADLELSADARQALTDEARRFQPVSMRRSLTDSLREKLLRR, encoded by the coding sequence ATGAAGTATCTGGACGTCGACGGAGTCGGCAAAGTCAGCCGAATCGGCCTGGGAACCTGGCAGTTCGGGTCGCGCGAGTGGGGTTATGGCGACAGTTACGCCTCAGGCCCCGCGCGCGACATCGTTCATCGTGCGCGCGCGTTGGGCGTCACGCTCTTCGACACCGCCGAGGTGTACGGGCTGGGAAAGAGTGAGCGAATCCTCAGCGACGCGCTTGGCGACGAGCGCGAGCAGGTTGCGGTGGCCACCAAGATCTTTCCCGTCGCCCCGTTTCCGGCGGTGGTCAAACAGCGCGAGCGGGCCAGCGCGCGACGACTGCGGCTGGAACACATTCCGCTGTACCAGATCCACCAGCCCAACCCGGTGGTCCCCGACTCGGTGATCATGCCCGGCATGCGTGAGCTGCTGGACAGCGGAGCGATCGGCGCGGCCGGTGTGTCGAACTATTCGTTATCGCGGTGGAAGCAGGCCGATGCCGCACTCGGACGACCGGTCATCAGCAACCAGGTTCACTTATCGCTCGCCCACCCGCGCGCACTCGACGACCTGGTGCCCTTCGCTGAGCAGGAGAACCGGGTGGTGATCGCGTACAGCCCACTGGCGCAAGGACTTCTGGGCGGCAAGTACGGCGTCGACAACAGACCCGGCGGTGTGCGGGCGATCAACCGGCTGTTCGGCACCGAGAACCTGCGCCGCATCGAGCCCCTGCTGCAGACCTTGCGCGACGTCGCCGACGACGTGGGCGCCAAACCCGCGCAGGTGGCGCTGGCGTGGCTGATCAGCCTGCCCAACGTCGTCGCGATCCCCGGCGCCTCCAGCGTCGAGCAGCTCGAATTCAACGTCGCTGCAGCCGATCTCGAGCTGAGCGCGGATGCTCGCCAAGCCCTGACCGACGAGGCTCGCCGATTCCAGCCGGTATCGATGCGGCGTTCGCTGACGGACTCGCTCCGCGAGAAGCTCCTGCGCCGGTGA
- a CDS encoding MarR family winged helix-turn-helix transcriptional regulator: MGGADAKWEPTVPALLNLVAASGAPRLRTAFAAAGLDGIRPAQAVALVPLAAGGLHASELADRLNVSRQAVAQAVAALERHDYVVRNPHPSDARARIVELTPRGRHALRVMRSNALDIEKKWRDMLGEKRFGELRETLVALLSAEAGEST; the protein is encoded by the coding sequence ATGGGAGGTGCCGACGCGAAGTGGGAGCCGACGGTGCCGGCGCTGCTGAATCTGGTGGCGGCGTCGGGAGCGCCGCGCTTGCGGACGGCATTCGCGGCCGCCGGCCTGGACGGGATCCGGCCAGCGCAAGCAGTCGCCTTGGTGCCGCTGGCGGCCGGCGGCTTGCATGCATCGGAGCTGGCTGACCGCCTCAACGTCAGCCGGCAGGCGGTGGCGCAGGCGGTGGCCGCACTGGAACGGCACGACTACGTCGTGCGGAATCCTCACCCGTCGGACGCCCGGGCGCGGATCGTCGAGCTCACGCCCCGGGGCCGTCACGCACTGCGCGTCATGCGCTCCAATGCGCTCGACATAGAGAAGAAATGGCGAGATATGTTGGGCGAGAAACGATTCGGAGAGCTACGCGAGACGCTGGTGGCGTTGCTGTCTGCCGAAGCGGGGGAGTCAACGTGA